ccgctgctgctgctccgcTCCGGACTCCTGTCGCCCTCTGTTGgccaggaggagcaggaagtcCACTTGCAAGCAAAGTCAATCCGGAAATGTTGAGTACCCCGAcgttttatgttataaatgcataatttatatatgtatatatgtgcatAATCACATATACTGACAGTATTTCAGCCACTTCTTGGGCATTTTGGGCATTATCTGGTTGTCTTGTGGGGTTTTTGAGGAAGCTAAAtctatttctgatattttcaaaatataaattttgtgttttaaaccaGATATTGCATATTTTGAGTCACtttaggtcattctgtcaggtgcAAATGTCTATCAGAATGGCCTACCACATGTATATATAAagaaactaaactgaaaccaaaGTTATatgtggagtaggtcattctgattGGTACAAATGTCAATCATCTGTATAAATAGAGTTTAAAATAGtttaggtcattctgtcagatatactgtacatgtctATCAGAATGGCCTATAACCTGTATAAATAGTTAAATGCAGAGTAGGTTATTCTGATATGTACAAATGTCTGTCAAAATAGCCCACCACGTCTCTAAAAAAGGTTCAGTGatgatttggtcattttgtcagggaaaaatgtcaatcagaATGGCCTACCAAATGTATAACTAGAGTTAAAGGTAGCATAGGTCAATCTGATAGGTACAAATGTCTATAAGAATGGCCTAAcacctgtataaataaagttaaaggtAGCATAGGTCAATCTGATAGGTACAAATGTCTATAAGAATGGCCTAAcacctgtataaataaagttatatgtggagtaggtcattctgacataacataacataacataacataacataacataacataacataacataacataacataacgtAACATAACATATAATTCTCACAATACggaacaaaaaagagagaaaaataaaaaatagaaagaaaaacaatcataaaataaaaacagggtAGAGGGTAGTTTAATAATTGTTCTGCTCGTCCCTCTCCTGCACACCTGTTTGGAAACAGACGtgcaaagttttattttgatctgagtggaaaaaaagcagagacaCCGCTGCTCAGAGCTAGCTTTTACACGCCAAATAAAGAGAATAAACAAGAAACTGCCGGGAAAAAAAGTGGAACTTGCTCAGGTACCATCACATGACCTACATATAGGATTTAGGTCATGTGATGACTGCTGGTTGTTGTTGTCTGTGGGTAACATAAACCCTGCCTCTGGTCAAAGACAGTTTCTGGCTTCCTTGGGCCTCATGGCCTGAGCATAATCCAATTGTGAATCACTTGACAGATTTCCAGAGAAaccaaaagtcattttctctcGAGACCAGACAGcttgcgtttttttttctgttgccttCCTCTCTCTGGAGTTAGGGGTTCCCTGGGATAACCGAGTCATAGAAAAGGCCTTTTCAACCAACAATTCCTTCAGATTGTTGCCAAATCAGGCACTGGCGAGCTTCAATAACTGCATCAACAACCGAGGCTCTAAACTGGCTGCACTTGGATTCTGTGTCACTTGGCTTtcctgaaatataaaaaaagttgtgcaAAGTTTTGAGCTTAAAGACTCatttactgatgtgttttatgtcataaaacaaaacaaagaatacTCTTAagctttttgaaagaaatcaaaccaatttgtccagatttcaaagggttaaaacatattttctgtaaatgtgacTATGAAATTCTATGAGTCATGCTTACTTTGTACACAACACTTTGGTTGTTGAGATTCTGGGAAATGATTattcacataaaacacaatctATGCGGCTAAGCTGTGTACCCTCCTACAGCTTTCCAAATCGCAATGATTTTCACGTGGATAATTTTAAACACTTATCTCTGAGTCTGAAagtaaacacagagacaggcaTCCTCGAACAGCAATGTTGTCCAACTGCATCCATGAATCATCTTTATTCATGACAACCTGGGAGGGTTTGCTTCTCGGATAACATTACAACGTTGTCCCCAGGTGAACCCGTCCTCAGGATCCCAGCCAGATGCTAAAAATCTGGGACAAACCAACCGCCTCCAAAATCACCTCCACCACCAGAGAGCAGTGATGTGGGAAATAACAGTAAACATACCAATTCTCAATGCCATATGGAAGACCAACCACCCAACTAATCAAAAGTCATACATTCAAAATCTTATTTTAGTAAATGCACAGAAGTATTACAGTTTTGTGCTTAAAGAATCAAAAATAGACTGTATTAGTGTTAATCATTTATGTTGCACTTCATGTGTAATTTATGTGGACAGTAGagacttttatttactttatattctTATAGTAGCCTATACAGTGTACTTGTAGCTATACTTGCTTAAGTTGAAAAattggatttttcttttcaaatattattcaaaatgaccaaaaaaagacacaaaattactttaaagagaaataaaatgacaacaaactcacacaaaattaccaaaaagacacaaaattaccaaaaagagaCTCAacgaaaaaagacaaaaaaaattatctcagAGACAACTGtacacaaatatgcaaaatgagcaaaaaatacacaaaattacctcaaagagacacagaaccACCAAAATAAGACACGTaattacttcaaagagacacaaaaatgactaaagagacacagaattacatcaaagacacacaaaatgagctcacagagccaaaaaaagcttcaaaattaaTACAAAGTCTGTTTATCTTGCTCCTAAAGGTGGTGGGACCTTGTGCATATTGTTtccccaggggcccattgtctcataattcGCCTATGCATTTAATGCACCAGAACCAAAAAGTCTGAGGGCAGCTCCAAAAATCCCACCAACATAGTAAATTATGATATAGATATTTATGTGCAATATAGACATTATGTGCAATTACTTTTgttatttgaaatgtttctgcatCTCTTACTTCACAAGAGGATCTGAGCACTTCCCTGATTACTGGCAGTGACACGCTTGTAGGGAAAAGAAACAGGCTATTCTTCTGTGGGAGCGTAAGAAAAGACGGATGAAGGAAGATGATCATAACGGGAGGCTGAATTTGCGTAGGCCGGCCCACAGAGTCATTTAAGGGGAAGAGgttactgtatactgtatatctgcTCGTTGGCAAAGCCCATTCTTGTTCACACAGCACCATGTGACTGTCGGTAACTTCATCAGACCTCACCGCAACACACTGATCCTGGGACAGCTATAAAACGCGTCTTTTCTATTATTTAGTATCATTTTACTCTCGAAGTGTTTTCTGCAAGTTTCGCGTTCAACCTCTCTGAGATGTTTTGGTTCATGCAGGGATTATGCTTCCTACCAGTGTTTTTGGTCATCTGGTCCTCCAGCACTTTTATTGTGTCCTACATTATTGCGATTTACAGACGGGATGTCGACATTATTTTTCCATACATAAGGTGAGTTTTATTCATTTACgtgttttttagaaaatgatcaagTCAAATCCGAGGTTCGGAAAATGCACGTcgatgttttatttctgtgatttctgaGACTATAAGTTTAGTTTCGTTTTCCTTGCGTCAGCTTGGCTGCTACTCAAACTCCAGCTGCACGTACACATCTGTTATTtcgtgctgttttttttttcacttctccctttcaagtttaaagtttatttcatcttaaagcttgaaatataataatatacacacatatatgcatatgGTGCCAAATAACGGGAAGTAAGTTGCATGCATGTTAAAATGCAGGTCTGTCTTTTCCCTTTTCAGTGACACAGGTGCAAACCCCCCTGAGAGCTGCATTTTTGGCCTGATGACCTTCATTTCTGCATGTGCAGGTAAAGGGGCGCATTTCCAAATTTTGGGGGGAGATACATatatgggcagattatgagacaatgggcccctggccacagatatgcaaaaggcccaaCGCTGCTCCTACAAAGgaacaagacacacagacagagtttATTGTCTCTTTGAGTTTAGtcttatgtgttttttagttgtttctCTGTCACCTTGTAGTCAATTtggattattttgtgtcttttgtaacaattttgtgtcttgttgtgtttttttttatttctttttgtagtcatttagcTCTCTTGAGGTAAATTTGGCCTATGTCggatcatttttatttcactttttgatGTCACACCCCTTTttatggtggttttgtgtctctttgagattaattttatgtctttttaagtcggtttgtgtctccttgtacttattttggttctttttgtagtcatttaggTCTCTTTGAGGTAAGTTTGGTCAttagctgtgtgtgtctataattttgtgtctttttgggttTCTCTGGCacttatttgtaattttctattttgtgtctcattgcacttcctttgcatctctttgtggtcttttgtgtctctttctaaATATTTTCAGTCTCGTCTTTATTGGTTGTTGTGAATtgttaaaagtaacattttgcaaatgaaGGCTGCGCcctctgacactttgggcccatTAGACCCATTTAGTGATCCATCCATagacacatatgaaacagggGTTTAGGGTGCTCTGCCAGAaatttttgagcatcaaacacttaactTCCTACATTCTGGTGAACTTGTATGTACAAATTTGTTTCTGCATGAATTTATGCTGTAAATGTCTTAGTTTTGTCAGAAGTCCACTGCCACTTTCCTATTTTATcagcatgttttaaatattgacagtGATGTGTCCCCTGCACTCCCCCCAGAAATCTGCTTCTATGTGCAGGTATTTTCACTCCCATCAGTATGAACATCTGCAGTGTGACCTCTGTAAAGTCTTTTAGGCAAAAATGGGCTTTCCCGAGGGAGGAACAAAGCCTCCCAAAGATATTAGtcacatttcctcttttttaagaaaatgaaaacaaaacttatttgACGGGATGCAAgaggatgtttttcttttttagtgagTCATAAATTCACAAACCTCTGCGGTAAATGAACATTTTCACCTTTACACAGGAATATGCACCATATACGCCAGGTACAAGTATGTGGATAAGCTGAGCGCGGACACAAGTGTGGTGAGCCCGCGTCTCAATAAAACTGCTCTTGTGCTTGGGTTGCTCTCGTGTTTCGGCATGTGCGTTGTTGCGTCGTTCCAGGTATGCCTTGCCACATGTGGTGTACATTCAAATCACATGAAGATAATCTAGTGTTGGACAATGTaatcttgtttttatggtttgatTTCAGGAAATAACAGTGACAGTCGTTCATGATATCGGAGCTCTGCTGTTCTTTATCTCTGGGGTCTTATACATAATCCTCCAGTCTGTCATATCATTTCGTGCCTATCCATTTGGGTCttcgatgtgtgtgtgtcgaaCACGTTTGGGTATCGCCATCCTTGCTGTTGTGGCATTTTTCCCCAGTATCCTTTTACAGTGGTCTAATCCTGTCAAAATACATAGAAAGTCTGTCTGTTTAGTTCTTGATGCTCTATTCTAATCAGCATGACATGCATTTAAACATGAACTTCGCTTTGTGGTTGCAACATTATTCTCTTGTCGATATTATCATCGGTCATTACCATTAAATACACATGATGCAATATTTCTAATACATTTACAAGGGACAACCATTGTTAATTGGAAATATCCTCAACGGATGATTCAGCTGTCATCTGTGCGTTCTTTGTGAAACAAACTGAACTGCACAGGGACACGACAGACAAGGTAGGCTGTTGTTTGTTACTATGTGTGTcatttaaagtggaaacagacaacttttcaaTTTTTACCCCCCTATATTTTGcaagtggttttaatgttggCAATGTTGCAAAACAATTAGATCGCTTTCTACTTGCCAACGGAGCTCTTTTTCCTTTGCCAGGTAGTTTTCATGGTTACACCCTGatataataaagtaataaatagttaataaaaaaaacatgcttactAGAACCATATGGTGGCCCAGAGatggtgtttttctgtaggACTACTGAGAAGCTAACAACGCTGTTCACAGTTCCCTCaccaaaaagcctatgggatttttccattggattttggattatggtagaaaataagctctgtggcaaataAACGTTTTTGATACTGACATgctttgttcagcaagataatcttcacaagtGAACAccaatttcaggatttttgaagcctaaacgCTTCAGATTGGATTTACAAAGGCTTCCTCAgtcttacaaaaaaataactttaaggAGACTTTCTTCAAAAAAGGGAACCTTTAGTTTGACAGAGAACCCTTTAAGAAGCAAATGGGTTTTCAGGGAGAAAACTTTTGGAACAATTATGTACTTTGGTTGTTTTACCCTCCATCGATAATGCTCCTGGCAGACAGTAACTGCACAGAACTTCCATTAATACCCTTTGGTGACTGAGATTAAATATTGATAGCTATCGGGGAAACAATAGcgctgtgtttttcctgttttggttgcacaGGGGTTGACACACTTCCTTTATGCATTAAGTCGAGCCTTCATTTTCCCAGGAGATCATACGAGATCATTGCATAATAAAAGTATTGCTTTTTGAGAGCCAGTATAAACAGAAATGGTGATTCTATAaccattacattgtgcaatcaacatttagaTCATAGTAAGTTCCAGTAAAAATCTATTTCCTCGTTAAAGCTGAAACATTAGACAAATAACCAGCAGCTATATAGATAACAGATTAATACGTTTTAATGTTGAATGTGTATTAATGTTTGTGCCTCTCTGTCAGGAATATCCCTTCCATGTCGCCAGCGCTGTGTGTGAGTGGATCGTTGCCTTCAGCTTCATCTGCTTCTTCCTCACGTACATCGACGACTTCAAAGTGAGTATAACACCATCaaatagatcttttttttaattactgctgGAATGGGATCttatttctctccctttttatTCTCCGCAGCTGTTTACCTTACGAGTGAAAACTGAGAATGTGGAGTAGTCGTGATGAGTCTGAAACTGACACCGTATGCTGTATGAATATCAgtattttagtgtttaaaaatgtgctgcatttgtttttttaaaagctttcatgcacatacattttgtacattttacactGCCAGGCTTTTATAGGATTTGACTGAATTTGTTGGTAGAGTACAGTAGGTACATTgtaatttatacattttcagtCGTGATGTTATGGAAGAAAAAACTGATCACAGCCTGCCTGTatctttatactttttatacaaaatattttttttttacgtgtaTGTAACTGCTTCCTGTGTTCAAACGACACTTTGCACTTTGCTCTTGATGTTGCCACACCAGCGTGACTCATCCCATCAGACCTGTGACCAGTAATAAGAGAAGTTCATCACACAGTGAACACATGATAGCGACACGTGGTTAAATGAGACTCAAAACTAATAACAAGCTCACCCGTGGGAACATGGTGGTACTCGTGTTTGGTGGGAAAATAGTGGCTCTGATGTTGTATGTAAGTGaccagttttttaaatttgtaacatTTCCTTAATTCCTTGGATTGCTGGACTGTTGTAACAACAAATCAGGAAGAAAAACCTCTTTCTATGAATGCTCCGGTTCAGTTTTAGTTTGGCAGGTACTGTATTCTGCTCAAGTGCTCGATGGTTTAAACTCATACCGCTGtatgaaaaaatcaaactatGGCAAGAAACAGAACGATCTGCATGTGTATTACAAGCTCTgggaatgtttttattgtgcaacAAAGATTTCTGTTAGATTGAAATGTTGCACAATAAAATTACAGGaagcttttaatacagtgtgcaGATCTCCTGTGTGACTCTTGCTTCAgtaacaacactgaaaaaagcagaaacacttGTGGTTAATAGATAAAATGGACTTAACACATGGGAAAGTAGAAAATCCGAAATACTGTCAGGCTGcttgaggtgtttttaattCTTCTCACATGCTGAAAATTGTTTAGTGTTGATATCGGCCAAATGAGTATGGGCTGATACGTTTTATCAGCTAGTACTTTTGGAGCATTCCTTCATAGATCTTGTCTGTAACTGGTGATCAGTAGACGGGACGAACTTACAATACTCCAGAGAGAAAATCCTGTGCTGTAACGGTGGTTCACATGTACACAGATTATTAACTTGTCCACTACAGatactgtattttaaatacaaGAGAGATTACTTTTTCATTCAATAACTTTGTACTGAAACGGTTTTGCTTGTGACACAACGTACTGTACATTATGGTGAGCTGGcgagctgaaaaataaagataccctgtttttttaagcaaactgttttaatgtttattacAGATCTGGTTGCTTTTATACACAAAGTGCTTTCGAGACTTCCCCACACTCCTTTTTTCACAGTCATCACagtgtaatattcattcatagGAATCTTATGAGTATTTCTTTTATGCTTAAGACTTATTGacttcattattttgcattttcgtGGGCATGTAGTCACAAGTTCTGATGGATGTAATGATAAGATGGTACAACCGACATcgtcaacacaaaaaaacattgacgTTTCTGTTCTGACAAGTTTGTTTACTCTTCATTCCAGCCGAGGTTCCTGCACAATTATCCTGGGCAAAACATAAAACTCTACAAATCTAATAGAAGATTCAGAGAAATGTCAATGGGAAAATGTCAGCCATGCAAGTAGCTAATCAAGCTTAAATCTTGTGCAAAGACACTGGAATATTGTCTAAAATGATCAGAAGGAAGCAACAGAGGCCTTACACTGAATGTACTGTAGTTTTTCCACCTGTAACTACTGTTGATCTCTAAAAAAAGACCATGTCCATTTTTTGTTTCGTGGCTGACAACGACACAGACACCTGCTACTCTTTTACAAGATTCTCTTGTGCGATACCAATTTAAAACTCCTGTTTGGATAttgttcaaaatattaaaaatcccaaacttGCTGGTccaagatgaagaaaaaaactgtcgGTTTCAAAGGATTACTTCACAAACCAAATAATCGTTTGTATaacaattactcaccctgtgttgtgccaaaatcacagaaaaatgcCTGCGGTTTAAGAAGAATTCACAAATGTTTGATAAATTGAAGTCAcggcaaaactatatcaaaacatctgtttagaAACTCATACACAGCTCATGCAGTGTAAtgcaagtctcatttatccacttGTACAGTCAGGACTtcccaaacaaacagaacttTCCAGCGAGAAAATCTCTTcacaccaaactccattgacaaaattagtaattttacctcgctgaatacaggagctgctggtctaacgCTGCCTCGCTgggttagtttgtttgtgttgttgtgtgtctttggtgttttaaacGGTTAgatcagattcaccaaagtcacacaataacacaaactaactaactgatcaaggcagcggCAGACCAACAGATCCT
This genomic interval from Plectropomus leopardus isolate mb chromosome 22, YSFRI_Pleo_2.0, whole genome shotgun sequence contains the following:
- the dram1 gene encoding DNA damage-regulated autophagy modulator protein 1 isoform X1 — protein: MFWFMQGLCFLPVFLVIWSSSTFIVSYIIAIYRRDVDIIFPYISDTGANPPESCIFGLMTFISACAGICTIYARYKYVDKLSADTSVVSPRLNKTALVLGLLSCFGMCVVASFQEITVTVVHDIGALLFFISGVLYIILQSVISFRAYPFGSSMCVCRTRLGIAILAVVAFFPTVICAFFVKQTELHRDTTDKVGCCLLLCVSFKVETDNFSIFTPLYFASGFNVGNVAKQLDRFLLANGALFPLPGSFHGYTLI
- the dram1 gene encoding DNA damage-regulated autophagy modulator protein 1 isoform X2 → MFWFMQGLCFLPVFLVIWSSSTFIVSYIIAIYRRDVDIIFPYISDTGANPPESCIFGLMTFISACAGICTIYARYKYVDKLSADTSVVSPRLNKTALVLGLLSCFGMCVVASFQEITVTVVHDIGALLFFISGVLYIILQSVISFRAYPFGSSMCVCRTRLGIAILAVVAFFPTVICAFFVKQTELHRDTTDKEYPFHVASAVCEWIVAFSFICFFLTYIDDFKLFTLRVKTENVE